The Nitrospiraceae bacterium genome has a window encoding:
- a CDS encoding AbrB/MazE/SpoVT family DNA-binding domain-containing protein, which produces MATTTISSKFQVVIPKEVREKLHLSPQQRLQVVEKGGVITLVPEVPLKSLKGALKGMSTADIREKKDRL; this is translated from the coding sequence ATGGCAACGACCACGATTTCGTCGAAGTTTCAAGTAGTGATTCCGAAAGAAGTCAGGGAGAAACTGCATCTTAGCCCTCAGCAGCGCCTGCAGGTGGTCGAAAAGGGCGGCGTTATCACGCTGGTACCGGAAGTGCCTCTCAAATCCCTCAAGGGAGCCCTCAAGGGCATGTCGACCGCCGACATCCGGGAGAAAAAGGACCGGCTGTGA
- a CDS encoding type II toxin-antitoxin system VapC family toxin, with protein sequence MKVLIDSSGWIEFFIDGPLADRYAAYLSARYEVVTPTIVLYEVYKKVKRERGEETALSIAGRLNATRVIPLTDSIAYLAADLSLRHGLAMADAIIYATAQDQGAEVITGDADLKDLPGVRYLR encoded by the coding sequence GTGAAGGTGCTCATTGATTCAAGCGGGTGGATCGAGTTTTTTATCGACGGTCCGCTGGCAGACCGCTACGCCGCCTACCTGTCTGCGCGATATGAGGTGGTCACGCCGACGATTGTCCTGTACGAGGTCTATAAGAAGGTCAAGCGCGAGCGAGGCGAGGAGACGGCGTTATCGATTGCCGGACGGCTGAATGCGACCCGGGTGATTCCCTTGACGGACTCGATCGCCTATCTCGCCGCGGATCTGAGCCTGCGCCATGGATTGGCCATGGCCGATGCAATCATTTACGCGACCGCCCAAGACCAGGGCGCCGAGGTCATCACAGGCGATGCGGACCTCAAAGACTTGCCAGGCGTGCGGTACCTCAGGTAA